The following are encoded together in the Lathyrus oleraceus cultivar Zhongwan6 chromosome 3, CAAS_Psat_ZW6_1.0, whole genome shotgun sequence genome:
- the LOC127126607 gene encoding BTB/POZ and MATH domain-containing protein 4 isoform X1, which yields MHSNNNNNINNSEGSRNTMSILSSRTSSRSVTETVNGSHKFVIKGYSLAKGMGVGKHIASETFTVGGYQWAIYFYPDGKNPEDNSAYVSVFIALASEGTDVRALFELTLLDQSPNGKHKVHSHFDRSLESGPYTLKYRGSMWGYKRFFKRAQLEASSFLKDDCLKINCTVGVVVSSIDCSKLTTIHVPESDIGSHFGMLLENEEGSDITFSVGGERFHAHKLVMAARSTAFETEFFNRMEEDDCDVVVTDMEPKVFKALLHFIYRDALIEDEEFFMSGSSFLPSISETFAAKLLAAAEKYDLPRLKLMCESVLCKDISIDSVAYILALADRHHATELKSICLQFSAENLIAVMQSDGFEYLKENCPLLQSELLKTVAGGEEEFSGEGKCRSVWAQVSDGGETNDRSVRQQTWENGVERGQSLWVNLSDGVNNDRSPGQEA from the exons ATGCACagtaacaacaacaacaacatcaacaactCAGAAGGTAGCAGAAACACCATGAGCATTCTTTCTTCCCGAACAAGCTCTCGTTCTGTAACCGAAACCGTAAACGGTTCACACAAGTTCGTAATTAAGGGATACTCTCTTGCCAAAGGGATGGGAGTTGGAAAACACATAGCCAGCGAAACTTTCACCGTCGGTGGTTACCAATGGGCTATTTACTTCTACCCCGATGGTAAAAACCCCGAGGATAATTCCGCTTATGTTTCCGTTTTCATTGCTCTTGCTTCCGAAGGAACCGATGTTCGTGCTCTTTTTGAACTCACTCTGCTTGATCAGAGTCCCAATGGAAAGCATAAGGTTCATAGTCACTTTGATCGATCTCTTGAGAGTGGTCCTTATACTCTCAAGTATAGAGGCAGCATGTG GGGATATAAGCGGTTTTTCAAACGTGCTCAACTCGAGGCATCATCCTTTCTTAAGGATGACTGCTTGAAGATAAATTGCACTGTTGGTGTTGTTGTGTCGTCCATAGATTGTTCTAAATTGACCACCATACATGTTCCTGAATCTGATATTGGATCTCATTTCGGCATGCTGTTAGAGAATGAGGAGGGATCTGATATTACTTTCTCTGTTGGCGGTGAAAGGTTTCACGCACACAAACTTGTTATGGCAGCTCGGTCAACTGCATTTGAAACTGAGTTTTTCAATAGGATGGAGGAAGATGACTGTGATGTTGTTGTTACGGACATGGAACCTAAGGTTTTCAAG GCGTTGCTTCATTTTATTTATAGAGACGCTCTTATAGAAGATGAAGAGTTCTTCATGTCAGGTTCATCGTTTCTGCCTTCAATATCTGAAACATTTGCAGCAAAGTTATTAGCTGCTGCCGAAAAGTATGACTTGCCTAGACTTAAGCTGATGTGTGAGTCTGTACTTTGCAAAGACATATCTATAGATTCTGTTGCCTATATTCTGGCTCTTGCCGATCGCCATCATGCTACGGAGTTAAAGTCCATCTGTCTACAATTTTCGGCTGAAAACCTTATTG CTGTGATGCAGTCTGATGGTTTTGAGTATCTAAAGGAAAACTGTCCGTTGCTGCAATCAGAACTGCTTAAGACAGTTGCAGGAGGGGAAGAGGAATTTAGCGGAGAAGGAAAATGCCGAAGTGTGTGGGCCCAGGTTTCCGATGGCGGTGAGACTAATGATAGAAGCGTAAGACAACAAACCTGGGAAAACGGAGTTGAAAGAGGTCAGAGCTTATGGGTTAACCTTTCTGACGGTGTTAACAATGATAGGAGTCCAGGGCAAGAAGCTTGA
- the LOC127126607 gene encoding BTB/POZ and MATH domain-containing protein 4 isoform X2 — protein sequence MHSNNNNNINNSEGSRNTMSILSSRTSSRSVTETVNGSHKFVIKGYSLAKGMGVGKHIASETFTVGGYQWAIYFYPDGKNPEDNSAYVSVFIALASEGTDVRALFELTLLDQSPNGKHKVHSHFDRSLESGPYTLKYRGSMWGYKRFFKRAQLEASSFLKDDCLKINCTVGVVVSSIDCSKLTTIHVPESDIGSHFGMLLENEEGSDITFSVGGERFHAHKLVMAARSTAFETEFFNRMEEDDCDVVVTDMEPKVFKALLHFIYRDALIEDEEFFMSGSSFLPSISETFAAKLLAAAEKYDLPRLKLMCESVLCKDISIDSVAYILALADRHHATELKSICLQFSAENLIELLCM from the exons ATGCACagtaacaacaacaacaacatcaacaactCAGAAGGTAGCAGAAACACCATGAGCATTCTTTCTTCCCGAACAAGCTCTCGTTCTGTAACCGAAACCGTAAACGGTTCACACAAGTTCGTAATTAAGGGATACTCTCTTGCCAAAGGGATGGGAGTTGGAAAACACATAGCCAGCGAAACTTTCACCGTCGGTGGTTACCAATGGGCTATTTACTTCTACCCCGATGGTAAAAACCCCGAGGATAATTCCGCTTATGTTTCCGTTTTCATTGCTCTTGCTTCCGAAGGAACCGATGTTCGTGCTCTTTTTGAACTCACTCTGCTTGATCAGAGTCCCAATGGAAAGCATAAGGTTCATAGTCACTTTGATCGATCTCTTGAGAGTGGTCCTTATACTCTCAAGTATAGAGGCAGCATGTG GGGATATAAGCGGTTTTTCAAACGTGCTCAACTCGAGGCATCATCCTTTCTTAAGGATGACTGCTTGAAGATAAATTGCACTGTTGGTGTTGTTGTGTCGTCCATAGATTGTTCTAAATTGACCACCATACATGTTCCTGAATCTGATATTGGATCTCATTTCGGCATGCTGTTAGAGAATGAGGAGGGATCTGATATTACTTTCTCTGTTGGCGGTGAAAGGTTTCACGCACACAAACTTGTTATGGCAGCTCGGTCAACTGCATTTGAAACTGAGTTTTTCAATAGGATGGAGGAAGATGACTGTGATGTTGTTGTTACGGACATGGAACCTAAGGTTTTCAAG GCGTTGCTTCATTTTATTTATAGAGACGCTCTTATAGAAGATGAAGAGTTCTTCATGTCAGGTTCATCGTTTCTGCCTTCAATATCTGAAACATTTGCAGCAAAGTTATTAGCTGCTGCCGAAAAGTATGACTTGCCTAGACTTAAGCTGATGTGTGAGTCTGTACTTTGCAAAGACATATCTATAGATTCTGTTGCCTATATTCTGGCTCTTGCCGATCGCCATCATGCTACGGAGTTAAAGTCCATCTGTCTACAATTTTCGGCTGAAAACCTTATTG AATTGCTCTGCATGTAG